GTACATAATGATGTGAGTAGGTTAGCTCACAACATTTAGTTCGTGTAAGCCCTTTAGCAGGTGGAACTCGTATTATTTGTTGAGCTGTCATACCACTTACGAGCCTTAATATtttcagctagctagttgttgTTGCAGCTAACCTAGTTATTTTGTGCAAGTTGTCTTATTACATGCCCGCTGCTTGCGAGGTAAATAAGACTGGCTACAGTTCCTGGTGGCGTGTGTGTGGACCGGAGGTCGTTGTTATATTATTTCTGGAGTTGTTTCCGCATGTGCACTGGCTAGCAGAGTTATCGCTACATAAACAGGGAAGTCAGGTTTACCTGAGACTCGCACGTTTTTTCGGGTCACGTTCCAGATATCCTCCACttatctgtgtgtgggggggatcTAATCTCTCAGCGCTGTGCAGTGTTATTTACGCCTCACCAAACTACAGCTACCTGGTTCACTGAATACTGTGCTCCATCGATTTTCAGAGATGGTGAAGTTGACCAAGGCAAAGACTTTTCAGGCATACCTGGACTCCTGTCATCGCAGGTATAGCTGTGTGCACTGCCGAGCTCATCTGGCCAGCCATGATGACCTCATCTCCAAGGTACACAGTGAGGAAAAATAGGGGTGTAGTGTTGTGTATCAGAGAACAATGCAATGCTGTACACTGCAGTAATTTTAATAAACCCTCTTAATGGTTTTATTACatactggggcactgctgctgtacccttgggcaaggtacttaacccacagttgcctcagtaaatatccagctgtataaatggataacattgtaaaaaactgtaacctatgtaagttgctttggataaatgaataaatgtaaatgtaaatgtagtgctGCAATAGTGAGCTGTCCACTGTAGGACTGTTAACAGTTATTCAGTCAGTCTGTTTAGAGGCATACCAGTCATGAGATCTTAAAATTACTGATTAGTTTTGTACCAATGTGTTTCAGTCTTTCCAGGGTAGTCAGGGGCGTGCCTACCTCTTCAACTCAGTGTGAGTATCCACACTATAAACAGTTCTCGTGTATGCTACTATTGTTTTACATGTCACATTGATGTCATGAGCTGTAAATCACAGGACTGGGCAGCAGGGTTATCTGATGTTACGATTTTCTGTTGGTCAGGGTCTGTGGTCCTCTTAGGAAGAATTACGGTGTGGTCCTTTTTCGGTTAAtctgtctgtggtgtgtttaTAATTAATCTGTGTCTGTGGTCCTCTCAGGGTGAATGTGGGGTGTGGTCCAGCAGAGGAAAGGGTGCTTCTGACAGGTCTTCATGCTGTGGCAGACATCTACTGTGAGAACTGTCACACCACGCTGGGTTGGAAATATGTAAGTATGCACTAACATTATAGTGTTGTGTTTATCACAGATAGATTAAAGGGTACATTCAGTGAAGTCTACCATATTACCCACACATTTATGTGATGAGACGTGTTAACCACTCTTTTTGTTCTCTGTTCAGGAGCAGGCATTTGAGTCAAGTCAGAA
This genomic stretch from Megalops cyprinoides isolate fMegCyp1 chromosome 1, fMegCyp1.pri, whole genome shotgun sequence harbors:
- the LOC118789989 gene encoding protein yippee-like 3, with protein sequence MVKLTKAKTFQAYLDSCHRRYSCVHCRAHLASHDDLISKSFQGSQGRAYLFNSVVNVGCGPAEERVLLTGLHAVADIYCENCHTTLGWKYEQAFESSQKYKEGKFIIELSHMIKDNGWD